The following proteins come from a genomic window of Frankia casuarinae:
- a CDS encoding TIGR03668 family PPOX class F420-dependent oxidoreductase gives MRLTDVEARTRFTAARVARLATAGGDGRPHIVPVTFAVNAGAVNAGAASVVTAVDHKPKSTLGGLRRLRNITENPQVSLLVDAYDDDWSRLWWARADGEARIVRAGEPGHAPAVELLIARYDQYQAAPPAGPAIIVTVARWSGWAFSA, from the coding sequence GTGCGGCTGACCGACGTCGAGGCCCGCACCCGGTTCACCGCGGCGCGGGTCGCCCGGCTCGCCACCGCCGGTGGCGACGGACGTCCACACATCGTGCCCGTCACCTTCGCCGTGAACGCGGGCGCCGTGAACGCGGGCGCCGCCAGCGTCGTCACCGCAGTCGATCACAAACCGAAGAGCACGCTCGGGGGTCTGCGGCGCCTGCGCAACATCACCGAGAATCCTCAGGTCAGCCTGCTCGTCGACGCCTACGACGACGACTGGTCGCGGCTGTGGTGGGCGCGCGCCGACGGCGAGGCCCGCATCGTCCGGGCGGGAGAACCCGGACACGCCCCCGCCGTCGAACTGCTCATCGCCCGATATGACCAGTACCAGGCTGCCCCGCCCGCCGGGCCGGCAATCATCGTGACGGTGGCCCGCTGGTCAGGGTGGGCCTTCTCGGCGTAG
- a CDS encoding DUF402 domain-containing protein — protein MTKPESPVAYDPGSQAGPHPGPQASPPPASGAAPAGPFVPGGFVPGEVVVHRSFTTKRLVFVRAGHVVGHDERGLRLWIPHGCPMAVELSTDGRGLRDMPFAEWIRQSTVLVTRPWPGPNILMLIPPAGAHSVWWFWDRQGRFARWYINLEAPAVAWRYDGLVGVDTTDHDLDLWVCPDRTWQWKDEHELAERLAFPEHYWVTDAAAVRAEGERLLRLVEARAFPFDGTWCDFQPDPSWRTPDTLPPGWDRPRAPGTTETGPR, from the coding sequence GTGACGAAGCCGGAAAGCCCCGTGGCGTACGATCCCGGTTCCCAGGCTGGTCCCCATCCCGGTCCCCAGGCATCGCCACCGCCCGCTTCGGGCGCCGCACCGGCGGGTCCGTTCGTCCCGGGCGGATTTGTCCCGGGCGAAGTGGTCGTGCACCGGTCGTTCACCACCAAGCGGCTCGTCTTCGTCCGCGCGGGTCACGTGGTCGGCCACGATGAGCGCGGCCTGCGGCTGTGGATCCCGCACGGCTGCCCGATGGCCGTCGAGCTGAGCACGGACGGTCGCGGCCTGCGCGACATGCCGTTCGCCGAATGGATCCGCCAATCTACGGTGCTGGTGACGAGGCCCTGGCCTGGGCCGAACATCCTCATGCTGATCCCGCCGGCGGGCGCACACTCGGTGTGGTGGTTCTGGGACCGGCAGGGGCGGTTCGCCCGTTGGTACATCAATCTCGAGGCACCCGCCGTGGCCTGGCGCTACGACGGACTCGTCGGGGTGGATACGACCGACCACGACCTCGACCTGTGGGTCTGCCCGGACCGGACCTGGCAGTGGAAGGACGAGCACGAGCTCGCGGAACGGCTCGCGTTTCCCGAGCACTACTGGGTCACCGACGCGGCGGCGGTGCGGGCCGAGGGCGAGCGGCTGCTGCGGCTCGTCGAGGCGAGGGCGTTCCCGTTCGACGGCACCTGGTGCGATTTCCAGCCGGACCCGTCCTGGCGCACACCGGATACCCTGCCTCCCGGCTGGGACCGCCCGCGGGCGCCGGGTACGACCGAAACCGGCCCGCGCTGA
- a CDS encoding serine/threonine-protein kinase, which yields MIDRRYELEAVPLAKGGMGEVWVGRDVKLDREIAVKFVRFPDGQPDQELIRRFIRESRITARLLHPGVPAVYDAGTHEERPYLVMQRVHGLSVADLVAEQGALPVGWAAAIAAQVASVLAVAHRASLVHRDLKPANLMLEPDGTVKVLDFGLAVALDRTNLSKITVTGQHLGSPAYMAPEQVLAGLSTPATDIYALGATLFEMLTGQRLFAGASSYTVMNKQVEEVPARVRSLRADVPRGLDELVAAMLSKAPEDRPCGVEKVYAALIGSVVDLGPLPGAVDDAVDNPVRMYAAVAGRVVPRGAARNTAASTRGSAAGPPGESGGGVGRSELRRARDEARTLARASRYSQAAGVLAAAVDRAGRALGHDSADVLALRLDLADHLFEGGDFRRAVDGYRTLLVDLVHRDAPDSERVLRCRLREATCRTLIGETGQALEQLRGLLEDEIRVFGADDAQVFELRRQIGLLQLGAGHRASATETLSALLADLLRVWGMEHPMVPVVRELLAGAVG from the coding sequence ATGATCGACAGGCGGTATGAGCTCGAGGCTGTTCCATTGGCCAAGGGCGGAATGGGTGAGGTCTGGGTCGGCCGGGATGTGAAACTCGACCGGGAGATCGCGGTCAAGTTCGTCCGTTTTCCCGACGGCCAGCCCGACCAGGAGCTGATCCGCCGGTTCATCCGGGAGTCCCGCATCACCGCCCGCCTGCTGCATCCGGGGGTGCCGGCGGTGTACGACGCGGGTACCCACGAGGAGCGTCCCTACCTGGTCATGCAGCGGGTGCACGGCCTCAGCGTGGCGGATCTCGTCGCCGAGCAAGGCGCGCTGCCCGTCGGCTGGGCCGCCGCGATTGCCGCCCAGGTGGCCTCGGTGCTCGCGGTGGCGCATCGGGCGTCGCTCGTGCACCGCGACCTCAAACCGGCGAATCTGATGCTGGAGCCGGACGGTACCGTGAAGGTGCTGGACTTCGGGCTTGCCGTTGCGCTCGACCGGACCAACCTGTCGAAGATCACGGTGACCGGCCAGCACCTCGGCAGCCCTGCCTACATGGCGCCCGAGCAGGTGCTTGCCGGCCTGAGCACGCCCGCCACCGACATCTACGCGCTGGGTGCCACGCTGTTCGAGATGTTGACCGGTCAGCGGCTGTTCGCCGGTGCGTCGTCCTACACGGTGATGAACAAGCAGGTCGAGGAGGTCCCGGCGCGGGTGCGGTCGCTGCGCGCCGACGTGCCGCGCGGCCTCGACGAGCTGGTCGCCGCGATGCTGAGCAAGGCACCGGAGGATCGCCCGTGCGGCGTGGAGAAGGTGTACGCGGCGTTGATCGGATCCGTGGTGGACCTCGGCCCGCTTCCCGGGGCCGTCGACGACGCCGTGGACAACCCGGTACGGATGTACGCGGCGGTCGCGGGCCGGGTGGTACCGCGCGGGGCGGCCCGGAACACCGCCGCCTCCACACGGGGATCCGCCGCTGGACCGCCCGGGGAATCCGGTGGCGGGGTCGGGCGGTCCGAGCTTCGTCGTGCCCGGGACGAGGCTCGGACGTTGGCCCGGGCTTCCCGCTACAGCCAGGCCGCCGGTGTGCTGGCGGCGGCGGTGGACCGGGCCGGTCGTGCCCTCGGCCACGACAGCGCGGACGTGCTCGCGCTCCGTCTCGATCTGGCGGACCACCTGTTCGAGGGCGGTGACTTCCGCCGCGCCGTGGACGGCTACCGCACGCTTCTCGTCGATCTCGTCCACCGGGACGCTCCGGACAGCGAGCGGGTTCTGCGCTGCCGTCTGCGGGAGGCGACCTGCCGGACCCTGATCGGTGAGACCGGCCAGGCGCTCGAACAGCTTCGTGGGCTGCTGGAGGACGAGATCAGGGTGTTCGGTGCGGACGACGCCCAGGTCTTCGAGCTGCGACGGCAGATCGGGCTGTTGCAGCTCGGCGCCGGCCATCGGGCGTCGGCCACCGAGACCCTATCGGCGCTGCTCGCCGATCTGCTCAGGGTCTGGGGGATGGAGCATCCGATGGTGCCCGTCGTCCGGGAGCTGCTGGCCGGTGCCGTCGGTTGA
- a CDS encoding HsdM family class I SAM-dependent methyltransferase has product MKTSGRDTASSAAVTATATATATAADTATVTATDIARLAGVGRAAVSNWRRRFADFPAPVGGTSTSPLFALASVADWLARHDRPFQVEAADQVWQRIRGAVDDPRLGEVTGHLGGFLIYRQRDPAGATALLGESDAVAAVSLEPAIARAVPELPGGFPDTWETGWVAIARVAAEAADRHGHAELFDALRARYREVCSRQVAEPPRAVGELMVTLAGLRGRSGAATVLDPACGIGGLLEAARAAGAGRLLGQDVNPTMARVSAVGLLLRGGDARIVAGDSLLAGTFAGERADAVLCAPPFGQRSWGYDELLGAPWWRHGVPPRGEPELAWVQYCLAHARDGAQVLVIMPAAAASRRAGRRIRANLLRAGELRAVLGLPPGLFPAGSAPDLWVLRRGAGPDAGAGSDAGAGGAGATPAQVLLGLARDEIAVVEAAWALFVAAGGFGGDTAAQADQVADDADLPAGFRRICVADLLDDEVDVSPRRYIDHPPERTAVGEFPAVGEFPAVREDFLATVASLSSAVPLLTPPRGSGPADRPASLSVTSSVTIGELAKAGSLTILMAPLQTRAGVGDLPLLTAGDVRHGRGPSSRTEELAGMLVLRPGDVVCVTASGESMARVVEDAGAVLGPRVVLLRGDPDRLDPYFLAGILRAAGHRAHGRSGGGADAQAAGRSGGSSPRADPRRVRIPVLPLAEQRSRGLDFQRLTMVEKSLRNAVELAETIVRLGHLGIADGSLRGGETGPG; this is encoded by the coding sequence GTGAAGACCAGCGGCCGGGACACGGCGAGCTCCGCGGCTGTCACGGCCACGGCCACGGCCACGGCCACGGCCGCAGACACGGCCACGGTCACCGCCACCGACATCGCCCGGCTGGCCGGAGTCGGGCGGGCCGCGGTCAGTAACTGGCGGCGCCGGTTCGCCGACTTTCCCGCACCCGTCGGGGGGACGTCGACCAGCCCGCTGTTCGCGCTGGCCTCCGTGGCGGACTGGCTCGCCCGGCATGACCGACCGTTCCAGGTCGAGGCGGCCGACCAGGTGTGGCAGCGGATCCGGGGGGCCGTCGATGATCCACGCCTCGGTGAGGTGACCGGCCATCTCGGGGGTTTCCTCATTTATCGTCAGCGGGATCCCGCGGGCGCCACGGCACTGCTCGGGGAGAGCGACGCGGTGGCGGCCGTATCCCTGGAACCGGCGATCGCCCGCGCCGTGCCGGAGCTTCCCGGTGGTTTCCCCGATACCTGGGAGACCGGGTGGGTGGCGATCGCCCGGGTCGCCGCCGAGGCGGCGGACCGGCACGGCCACGCGGAGCTCTTCGACGCGCTGCGCGCCCGCTACCGCGAGGTCTGCTCCCGGCAGGTGGCGGAGCCTCCGCGGGCGGTCGGGGAGCTGATGGTGACCCTCGCCGGCCTGCGCGGCCGGTCGGGGGCCGCCACGGTGCTCGACCCGGCCTGCGGGATCGGCGGGCTGTTGGAGGCCGCCCGGGCCGCGGGGGCGGGCCGCCTGCTCGGCCAGGATGTCAACCCGACGATGGCGCGGGTGAGCGCCGTCGGACTGCTGCTGCGGGGTGGTGACGCGCGGATCGTCGCGGGCGATTCGCTGCTCGCCGGCACCTTCGCCGGGGAACGGGCCGACGCGGTCCTGTGCGCCCCGCCGTTCGGGCAGCGTTCCTGGGGCTACGACGAGCTGCTCGGCGCGCCGTGGTGGCGCCACGGTGTTCCACCGCGGGGGGAACCCGAGCTGGCCTGGGTGCAGTACTGCCTGGCGCACGCCCGGGACGGCGCGCAGGTGCTGGTCATCATGCCGGCGGCCGCCGCGTCGCGCCGTGCCGGGCGCCGCATCAGGGCGAACCTGCTGCGCGCCGGGGAGTTGCGCGCCGTGCTGGGGCTGCCGCCCGGTCTGTTCCCGGCGGGATCGGCCCCGGATCTGTGGGTGCTCCGCCGCGGGGCCGGCCCCGATGCCGGTGCCGGTTCCGATGCCGGTGCCGGCGGGGCCGGGGCGACGCCCGCTCAGGTGCTGCTGGGCCTGGCGCGCGATGAGATCGCCGTCGTCGAAGCGGCCTGGGCGTTGTTCGTCGCCGCTGGCGGGTTCGGCGGCGACACCGCCGCCCAGGCGGACCAGGTGGCCGACGACGCCGATCTGCCGGCGGGATTCCGGCGGATATGCGTTGCGGACCTCCTCGACGACGAGGTCGACGTGAGCCCGCGACGCTACATCGACCATCCTCCGGAAAGAACCGCTGTCGGTGAATTTCCCGCGGTCGGTGAATTCCCCGCTGTCCGGGAGGATTTCCTGGCGACGGTGGCCTCGTTGTCCTCGGCGGTTCCCCTCCTGACCCCACCGAGGGGATCCGGACCGGCGGACCGGCCGGCTTCGTTGAGCGTCACGTCGAGCGTCACGATCGGTGAGTTGGCAAAAGCCGGATCGTTGACGATCCTGATGGCCCCGTTGCAGACCAGGGCCGGGGTCGGTGACCTGCCGTTGCTCACCGCGGGCGATGTCCGGCATGGGCGGGGCCCGTCGAGCCGGACGGAGGAACTGGCCGGAATGCTCGTTCTCCGGCCCGGCGACGTCGTCTGTGTGACGGCGTCGGGGGAGAGCATGGCCCGAGTCGTCGAGGACGCGGGCGCCGTTCTCGGGCCGCGGGTGGTGCTCCTGCGGGGCGATCCCGACCGGCTCGATCCGTACTTCCTGGCCGGGATCCTGCGGGCGGCAGGCCATCGGGCGCACGGGCGATCCGGTGGTGGCGCGGATGCCCAGGCCGCCGGTCGCTCGGGTGGATCGTCGCCGCGCGCCGACCCGCGGCGGGTCCGGATACCGGTTCTCCCGCTGGCCGAACAGCGTTCCCGGGGGCTCGACTTCCAGCGCCTCACGATGGTCGAGAAGTCGCTGCGCAACGCGGTGGAACTGGCCGAGACCATCGTCCGGCTCGGTCATCTCGGAATCGCCGACGGAAGCCTGCGGGGCGGGGAGACAGGTCCCGGGTAA
- the drmB gene encoding DUF1998 domain-containing protein, whose amino-acid sequence MVTAFHRRVGAVRPSHLMFTSGVGALVDLPNFSAIVRGVDDWDYRNVPEYQPIVEPRLLAAVRRLYDRGVTELRPAPWAETDAGDRSGQGARIGVPTVPFPNWLRCTACNELDVIASRAFGFENPWLTRPQDARFFHGTCGRKKTGRRPLAVAARFVLACTAGHLDDFPYPMFVHRGAQCARASHPRLRMEDRGGNLGANVEIRCVNCDARRNIREAMGRRGAGHLPRCRGRHPHLGTFADGGCPQESRLLVVGASNQWFAQTLSVLSVPRTGASELAVKVEQHWEVFEKINNMAILDFARSAPIPVFRQLEKWSNAEIWAAVERHRAAIETGPAPGSDADGERAYPDLRTPEWEIFSSAVLPEPTDDFALRREPGGVPAPLAGCYADVVQAERLREVRALTGFTRLDAPDPDDPDLVIRAPLARGPASWVPASEVRGEGMFLRVPEEILGPWARRVADSVAMREHRDAYSRFRVNRYSDRIAGDFDPMQGWPGERFLALHTLSHLLIRTIALECGYSSASLSERIYAGDDGDPRGGILIYTAVPDAEGTLGGLVSLAEPDQLLRLTRRALADARHCSSDPLCAERLPSAPADFLHGAACHVCLFVSETTCERGNRFLDRRFVVPLGDEPQDRALALFGGLP is encoded by the coding sequence ATGGTCACGGCGTTCCACCGGCGGGTCGGCGCGGTCCGGCCCAGCCACCTGATGTTCACCAGCGGTGTCGGCGCGCTCGTCGACCTGCCGAACTTCTCCGCGATCGTCCGCGGCGTTGACGACTGGGACTACCGCAACGTCCCCGAGTACCAGCCGATCGTCGAGCCGCGGTTGCTCGCCGCCGTGCGGCGGCTGTACGACCGGGGCGTCACCGAGCTGCGCCCGGCCCCATGGGCGGAGACCGATGCGGGCGACCGCAGCGGGCAGGGCGCCCGCATCGGCGTGCCCACCGTGCCGTTCCCGAACTGGCTGCGCTGCACCGCCTGCAACGAGCTGGACGTGATCGCCTCCCGCGCGTTCGGGTTCGAGAACCCGTGGCTGACCCGGCCCCAGGACGCCCGCTTCTTCCACGGCACCTGCGGGCGGAAGAAGACCGGCCGCCGGCCGCTCGCGGTGGCGGCCCGTTTCGTGCTCGCCTGCACCGCGGGTCATCTCGACGACTTCCCCTACCCGATGTTCGTGCACCGGGGCGCGCAGTGCGCCAGGGCGAGTCATCCCCGGCTGCGGATGGAGGACCGTGGCGGCAACCTCGGCGCCAACGTCGAGATCCGGTGCGTGAACTGCGACGCCCGGCGCAACATCCGGGAGGCCATGGGTCGTCGCGGTGCGGGGCACCTGCCACGCTGCCGGGGCCGCCATCCCCACCTGGGGACCTTCGCCGATGGCGGGTGCCCGCAGGAGTCCCGCCTGCTCGTCGTCGGCGCCTCCAACCAGTGGTTCGCCCAGACGCTGTCGGTGCTGTCGGTGCCGCGGACTGGCGCCAGCGAGCTGGCGGTCAAGGTCGAACAGCACTGGGAGGTCTTCGAAAAGATCAACAATATGGCGATTCTGGACTTTGCCCGCTCAGCGCCGATCCCGGTGTTCCGTCAGCTGGAGAAGTGGTCGAACGCCGAGATCTGGGCCGCGGTCGAGCGGCATCGCGCCGCGATCGAAACCGGCCCGGCCCCGGGTTCCGACGCCGACGGCGAGCGGGCCTACCCGGATCTGCGCACCCCGGAATGGGAGATCTTCTCCTCCGCCGTCCTCCCGGAACCCACCGACGATTTCGCCCTGCGCCGCGAGCCCGGCGGTGTGCCGGCACCGCTTGCCGGCTGCTACGCCGACGTCGTGCAGGCCGAACGCCTGCGGGAGGTACGGGCGCTGACCGGGTTCACCCGGCTGGACGCGCCCGACCCGGACGACCCCGACCTCGTCATCCGGGCGCCGCTGGCCCGTGGGCCGGCTTCCTGGGTACCGGCGAGCGAGGTCCGCGGCGAGGGCATGTTCCTGCGGGTGCCCGAGGAGATCCTCGGCCCGTGGGCGCGCCGCGTCGCGGACAGTGTCGCGATGCGCGAGCACCGCGACGCCTACAGCCGATTCCGGGTGAACCGCTACTCCGACCGGATCGCCGGGGACTTCGACCCCATGCAGGGCTGGCCCGGGGAGCGCTTCCTCGCCCTGCACACCCTGTCCCACCTGCTTATCCGGACTATCGCGCTGGAGTGCGGCTACAGCTCGGCCAGCCTGAGCGAACGCATCTACGCCGGGGACGACGGCGACCCGCGCGGCGGCATCCTCATCTACACGGCCGTCCCGGACGCGGAGGGCACCCTGGGCGGGCTGGTGTCGCTGGCCGAGCCCGACCAGCTGCTCCGGCTGACCCGCCGGGCCCTCGCCGACGCCCGGCACTGCTCGTCCGATCCGCTGTGCGCCGAGCGGCTGCCGTCGGCGCCCGCCGACTTCCTGCACGGAGCCGCCTGCCACGTCTGCCTGTTCGTGTCCGAGACGACCTGCGAGCGTGGCAACCGCTTCCTCGACCGCCGGTTCGTCGTGCCCCTCGGAGACGAGCCGCAGGACCGCGCCCTCGCCCTGTTCGGCGGGCTGCCGTGA